One segment of Myotis daubentonii chromosome 11, mMyoDau2.1, whole genome shotgun sequence DNA contains the following:
- the DNAJB5 gene encoding dnaJ homolog subfamily B member 5 isoform X1: MFKRTVLSCPSPAASPLQARGAFRSFPHFWGEDFLASLMFKIQLEPLKLRAWTLNGFVKFRNKETSAGPVAVMGKDYYKILGIPSGANEDEIKKAYRKMALKYHPDKNKEPNAEEKFKEIAEAYDVLSDPKKRGLYDQYGEEGLKTGGGSSGGSSGSFHYTFHGDPHATFASFFGGSNPFDIFFASTRSTRPFSGFDPDDMDVDDDEDPFGAFGRFGFNGLSRGPRRAPEPLYPRRKVQDPPVVHELRVSLEEIYHGSTKRMKITRRRLNPDGRTVRTEDKILHIVIKRGWKEGTKITFPKEGDATPDNIPADIVFVLKDKPHAHFRRDGTNVLYSALISLKEALCGCTVNIPTIDGRVIALPCNDVIKPGTVKRLRGEGLPFPKVPTQRGDLIVEFKVRFPDRLTPQTRQILKQHLPCS, encoded by the exons atgtTTAAGCGCACAGTGCTCTCCTGCCCATCCCCAGCAGCATCCCCACTGCAGGCCCGAGGAGCTTTCCGGAGCTTCCCACACTTCTGGGGAGAAGACTTCTTAGCCAGCTTGATGTTTAAAATTCAGCTGGAGCCCTTAAAACTTCGAGCGTGGACGCTGAATGGGTTTGTAAAGTTTCG AAACAAGGAGACCAGTGCCGGTCCAGTGGCTGTGATGGGAAAGGATTATTACAAGATTCTTGGGATCCCATCGGGAGCCAATGAGGATGAGATCAAGAAAGCGTATCGGAAGATGGCCTTGAAGTACCACCCAGACAAGAACAAAGAACCCAATGCTGAGGAGAAGTTTAAGGAAATCGCAGAGGCCTATGATGTGCTGAGTGACCCTAAGAAACGAGGCCTGTATGACCAGTATGGGGAGGAAG gcctgaAGACTGGCGGTGGCTCGTCAGGTGGCTCCAGTGGCTCCTTTCACTACACCTTCCACGGGGACCCCCATGCCACCTTTGCCTCCTTCTTTGGTGGCTCCAACCCCTTCGATATCTTCTTTGCCAGCACTCGTTCCACTCGACCGTTCAGTGGTTTTGATCCAGATGACATGGATGTGGATGATGATGAGGACCCATTTGGCGCCTTCGGCCGCTTTGGCTTCAATGGGCTGAGTAGGGGTCCAAGGCGAGCCCCCGAACCACTGTACCCTCGGCGCAAGGTGCAGGACCCACCTGTGGTGCATGAGCTGAGGGTGTCCCTGGAGGAGATCTACCACGGCTCCACCAAGCGCATGAAGATCACGAGGCGGCGCCTCAACCCTGATGGGAGAACTGTGCGCACCGAAGACAAGATCCTGCACATTGTTATCAAGCGTGGCTGGAAGGAAGGCACCAAGATCACCTTCCCCAAAGAGGGTGATGCCACACCTGACAACATCCCTGCTGACATCGTCTTTGTGCTCAAAGACAAGCCCCACGCTCACTTCCGCCGAGATGGTACCAACGTGCTCTACAGTGCCCTGATCAGCCTCAAGGAG GCACTGTGTGGCTGTACCGTGAACATTCCCACCATTGATGGCCGAGTGATCGCTTTGCCCTGCAATGATGTCATCAAGCCAGGCACGGTGAAGAGACTCCGTGGGGAGGGCCTTCCCTTCCCCAAGGTGCCCACCCAACGGGGAGACCTCATTGTTGAGTTCAAAGTTCGCTTCCCAGACAGATTAACACCACAGACACGACAGATCCTTAAGCAGCACCTGCCCTGTTCCTAG
- the DNAJB5 gene encoding dnaJ homolog subfamily B member 5 isoform X2, giving the protein MFKIQLEPLKLRAWTLNGFVKFRNKETSAGPVAVMGKDYYKILGIPSGANEDEIKKAYRKMALKYHPDKNKEPNAEEKFKEIAEAYDVLSDPKKRGLYDQYGEEGLKTGGGSSGGSSGSFHYTFHGDPHATFASFFGGSNPFDIFFASTRSTRPFSGFDPDDMDVDDDEDPFGAFGRFGFNGLSRGPRRAPEPLYPRRKVQDPPVVHELRVSLEEIYHGSTKRMKITRRRLNPDGRTVRTEDKILHIVIKRGWKEGTKITFPKEGDATPDNIPADIVFVLKDKPHAHFRRDGTNVLYSALISLKEALCGCTVNIPTIDGRVIALPCNDVIKPGTVKRLRGEGLPFPKVPTQRGDLIVEFKVRFPDRLTPQTRQILKQHLPCS; this is encoded by the exons ATGTTTAAAATTCAGCTGGAGCCCTTAAAACTTCGAGCGTGGACGCTGAATGGGTTTGTAAAGTTTCG AAACAAGGAGACCAGTGCCGGTCCAGTGGCTGTGATGGGAAAGGATTATTACAAGATTCTTGGGATCCCATCGGGAGCCAATGAGGATGAGATCAAGAAAGCGTATCGGAAGATGGCCTTGAAGTACCACCCAGACAAGAACAAAGAACCCAATGCTGAGGAGAAGTTTAAGGAAATCGCAGAGGCCTATGATGTGCTGAGTGACCCTAAGAAACGAGGCCTGTATGACCAGTATGGGGAGGAAG gcctgaAGACTGGCGGTGGCTCGTCAGGTGGCTCCAGTGGCTCCTTTCACTACACCTTCCACGGGGACCCCCATGCCACCTTTGCCTCCTTCTTTGGTGGCTCCAACCCCTTCGATATCTTCTTTGCCAGCACTCGTTCCACTCGACCGTTCAGTGGTTTTGATCCAGATGACATGGATGTGGATGATGATGAGGACCCATTTGGCGCCTTCGGCCGCTTTGGCTTCAATGGGCTGAGTAGGGGTCCAAGGCGAGCCCCCGAACCACTGTACCCTCGGCGCAAGGTGCAGGACCCACCTGTGGTGCATGAGCTGAGGGTGTCCCTGGAGGAGATCTACCACGGCTCCACCAAGCGCATGAAGATCACGAGGCGGCGCCTCAACCCTGATGGGAGAACTGTGCGCACCGAAGACAAGATCCTGCACATTGTTATCAAGCGTGGCTGGAAGGAAGGCACCAAGATCACCTTCCCCAAAGAGGGTGATGCCACACCTGACAACATCCCTGCTGACATCGTCTTTGTGCTCAAAGACAAGCCCCACGCTCACTTCCGCCGAGATGGTACCAACGTGCTCTACAGTGCCCTGATCAGCCTCAAGGAG GCACTGTGTGGCTGTACCGTGAACATTCCCACCATTGATGGCCGAGTGATCGCTTTGCCCTGCAATGATGTCATCAAGCCAGGCACGGTGAAGAGACTCCGTGGGGAGGGCCTTCCCTTCCCCAAGGTGCCCACCCAACGGGGAGACCTCATTGTTGAGTTCAAAGTTCGCTTCCCAGACAGATTAACACCACAGACACGACAGATCCTTAAGCAGCACCTGCCCTGTTCCTAG
- the DNAJB5 gene encoding dnaJ homolog subfamily B member 5 isoform X3 has product MGKDYYKILGIPSGANEDEIKKAYRKMALKYHPDKNKEPNAEEKFKEIAEAYDVLSDPKKRGLYDQYGEEGLKTGGGSSGGSSGSFHYTFHGDPHATFASFFGGSNPFDIFFASTRSTRPFSGFDPDDMDVDDDEDPFGAFGRFGFNGLSRGPRRAPEPLYPRRKVQDPPVVHELRVSLEEIYHGSTKRMKITRRRLNPDGRTVRTEDKILHIVIKRGWKEGTKITFPKEGDATPDNIPADIVFVLKDKPHAHFRRDGTNVLYSALISLKEALCGCTVNIPTIDGRVIALPCNDVIKPGTVKRLRGEGLPFPKVPTQRGDLIVEFKVRFPDRLTPQTRQILKQHLPCS; this is encoded by the exons ATGGGAAAGGATTATTACAAGATTCTTGGGATCCCATCGGGAGCCAATGAGGATGAGATCAAGAAAGCGTATCGGAAGATGGCCTTGAAGTACCACCCAGACAAGAACAAAGAACCCAATGCTGAGGAGAAGTTTAAGGAAATCGCAGAGGCCTATGATGTGCTGAGTGACCCTAAGAAACGAGGCCTGTATGACCAGTATGGGGAGGAAG gcctgaAGACTGGCGGTGGCTCGTCAGGTGGCTCCAGTGGCTCCTTTCACTACACCTTCCACGGGGACCCCCATGCCACCTTTGCCTCCTTCTTTGGTGGCTCCAACCCCTTCGATATCTTCTTTGCCAGCACTCGTTCCACTCGACCGTTCAGTGGTTTTGATCCAGATGACATGGATGTGGATGATGATGAGGACCCATTTGGCGCCTTCGGCCGCTTTGGCTTCAATGGGCTGAGTAGGGGTCCAAGGCGAGCCCCCGAACCACTGTACCCTCGGCGCAAGGTGCAGGACCCACCTGTGGTGCATGAGCTGAGGGTGTCCCTGGAGGAGATCTACCACGGCTCCACCAAGCGCATGAAGATCACGAGGCGGCGCCTCAACCCTGATGGGAGAACTGTGCGCACCGAAGACAAGATCCTGCACATTGTTATCAAGCGTGGCTGGAAGGAAGGCACCAAGATCACCTTCCCCAAAGAGGGTGATGCCACACCTGACAACATCCCTGCTGACATCGTCTTTGTGCTCAAAGACAAGCCCCACGCTCACTTCCGCCGAGATGGTACCAACGTGCTCTACAGTGCCCTGATCAGCCTCAAGGAG GCACTGTGTGGCTGTACCGTGAACATTCCCACCATTGATGGCCGAGTGATCGCTTTGCCCTGCAATGATGTCATCAAGCCAGGCACGGTGAAGAGACTCCGTGGGGAGGGCCTTCCCTTCCCCAAGGTGCCCACCCAACGGGGAGACCTCATTGTTGAGTTCAAAGTTCGCTTCCCAGACAGATTAACACCACAGACACGACAGATCCTTAAGCAGCACCTGCCCTGTTCCTAG
- the SPATA31G1 gene encoding uncharacterized protein C9orf131 homolog, translating to MDWLLEGLLGAEGDKGLLWGQLTHSLACRHCGSSCLQSTGNIVILFLFMVWQIRRWWQLGNWRHLQPWYSGDIMQGKGLSLLYHVAFLGHLWRQKSEEEEEEEEEEKEEEEEEEEEKEEAVSLGPLKPNFRSKEAPIGQRATTAPSQPSCDPESLHKAIETTELVLRQTPSPPRSFPTFQILTNLPVRHKTSGSGLQQRKSQLFWGLPSLHSESLEAIILSSGGPSPLKLPVGPSVCFNKFSFLHRSNLLFPQYCSPTQLPTPKVHTTKDLEEMVPNPQQCPSPLSPSVPSPPLHLKCFPIDHKGVHSGAEAHTEWLLGQRAAPQDSEAQALHPQPELRRTRPSNVSPSSEVWRGRPWDPGFPQHIPDPLSASLQSPSNFLGVLTRFEAPWRTMVQKEDPKASETAMLVPSPTPASLPELQGVSPKGDLYGAEDYWKNRRQNENPQISEPPILVPFQSVAPITEPQGTRHLEVPPGCESQWRTTGHKQSSQASKLPMPVPYQSDSLSEPQKVSSEGPPTSKDFWGTIEYTQKPPASGYLMPAPCPPSDLQQELQRGSPLGDLSGYKPHWGCRGNLQAFESPALDLNPGFYGTSPACIPSGSETLWGGMQKREHLWVSEDSVSSPSLPSACLLESLGIGPQGVLSKSKALGETMRQRENLWTSESTAPSSGDMKQKNICCAPVSPFWDPSPHPNSMSKSHLSEPIRDQGGEALEQKENSWATEQPALSPNTLSAPLTGPHIDPEFVWKNVQQRESPQDPSPPIVDPLQPINWPPTLAEALKTEPNQPGLSKEELFPGAKAQVPHSQREAVLEISTHSGIQAWHWSRELELRLKKLQLSPAPRSPGPSQSFGSSPALSSTTPGTWRLSSCSSQQTYPPSLCSQSSSCQPPQVESTVTQPVQVSHCYDSHSSSHPQPQGSGRAEQRFQREERMKAKMVARVAQVSPQGQFVQMEADENCPGLREPSNPEVPVSVNRQNKASVLASAKKRENPRKPKSGDHRGGDARLGSSTVTGKRHPAQARLVEVPVSRLFQRSRHRNQRSLNTALPQQLHSKAAGPQDKRGAELRAGDILIPRHCKHCCPWAQMEKHLSSPTPQPPLSRGLQRIFAKLPGTHGPLPTKSSQHEKKADSTGT from the exons ATGGACTGGCTGCTAGAGGGCTTGCTTGGGGCTGAGGGGGACAAGGGGCTTCTCTGGGGCCAGCTGACCCATTCCCTCGCCTGCAGACACTGTGGCAGCAGTTGCCTCCAGAGTACAGGGAATATAGTGATACTATTCCTGTTCATGGTTTGGCAGATCCGGAGGTGGTGGCAACTTGGGAACTGGCGACATCTTCAGCCCTGGTACTCTGGAGACATCATGCAAGGCAAG GGCCTATCACTTCTATACCATGTGGCTTTCCTTGGTCATCTGTGGAGGCAGAAGtcggaggaggaagaagaggaagaagaagaggagaaagaggaagaggaggaggaggaagaggagaaagaagaggcgGTATCTCTGGGTCCATTGAAGCCAAATTTTCGTTCCAAAGAAGCTCCTATTGGACAGCGAGCCACCACAGCTCCATCCCAACCATCCTGTGACCCTGAGAGCCTCCACAAGGCCATAGAGACAACAGAGCTAGTACTCAGACAGACCCCAAGCCCTCCTAGATCATTCCCCACCTTTCAGATCCTGACCAACCTGCCTGTGAGGCATAAAACATCAGGGAGTGGTCTACAGCAGAGAAAAAGCCAGCTCTTCTGGGGACTCCCTTCTCTGCACAGTGAGTCCTTGGAGGCCATCATCCTGAGTTCAGGTGGCCCCTCTCCCCTGAAGTTACCTGTTGGTCCTTCTGTCTGCTTCAACAAGTTTTCCTTCCTGCATAGGTCCAACCTGCTGTTTCCCCAGTATTGCTCCCCAACCCAGCTTCCTACCCCTAAAGTCCATACTACAAAAGATCTGGAAGAGATGGTCCCTAATCCTCAGCAATGTCCCTCTCCACTTTCCCCTTCTGTCCCATCACCACCCCTCCATCTTAAGTGCTTTCCCATTGACCACAAAGGAGTCCATTCTGGTGCTGAGGCACATACAGAGTGGCTTCTGGGGCAGAGAGCGGCCCCTCAGGATTCTGAGGCTCAAGCCCTGCACCCGCAGCCTGAACTACGAAGAACCAGACCCTCAAATGTTTCCCCCTCATCTGAGGTCTGGCGGGGGAGGCCATGGGATCCTGGCTTCCCCCAACACATCCCAGATCCACTCTCTGCCTCTTTGCAGTCTCCCTCTAACTTTCTGGGAGTCCTGACTAGGTTTGAGGCCCCATGGAGGACCATGGTGCAAAAGGAGGACCCCAAAGCCTCTGAGACAGCAATGCTAGTTCCCAGCCCAACCCCAGCCTCTCTGCCAGAACTCCAGGGAGTCAGCCCTAAAGGAGACCTGTATGGAGCTGAGGACTACTGGAAAAACAGAAGACAAAATGAGAATCCTCAGATTTCTGAGCCTCCAATCCTGGTCCCTTTCCAATCTGTAGCCCCCATAACAGAGCCTCAAGGAACTAGACACCTGGAAGTACCCCCTGGATGTGAGTCTCAGTGGAGAACCACAGGACATAAACAGAGTTCTCAAGCCTCTAAGCTCCCAATGCCAGTACCTTACCAATCTGATTCTCTGTCAGAACCCCAGAAAGTCAGCTCTGAAGGACCACCTACATCTAAGGACTTCTGGGGAACCATAGAATACACGCAGAAGCCTCCGGCCTCAGGGTATCTAATGCCAGCCCCCTGTCCTCCCTCAGACCTCCAGCAAGAACTCCAAAGAGGCAGTCCCCTGGGAGATTTATCTGGATACAAGCCTCACTGGGGATGCAGAGGAAATCTACAAGCTTTTGAGTCCCCAGCCTTGGACCTCAACCCAGGATTCTATGGAACCAGCCCTGCATGTATCCCATCAGGATCTGAGACTCTATGGGGAGGCATGCAAAAGAGAGAACATCTTTGGGTCTCTGAAGACTCAGTTTCATCTCCCAGCCTTCCTTCAGCCTGTCTGCTGGAGTCTCTAGGAATAGGCCCCCAGGGAGTCCTATCTAAGTCCAAGGCTTTGGGGGAGACtatgaggcagagagagaaccTCTGGACCTCTGAGTCTACAGCCCCTTCATCGGGGGACATGAAGCAGAAAAATATCTGTTGTGCTCCTGTGTCCCCATTCTGGGACCCTAGCCCACATCCAAACTCTATGTCAAAGTCTCACTTAAGTGAGCCTATAAGAGACCAAGGGGGGGAAGCATTGGAACAGAAAGAGAACAGCTGggccactgagcaaccagccctATCTCCCAACACACTTTCTGCTCCTCTAACAGGTCCACACATTGACCCTGAGTTTGTCTGGAAGAATGTGCAACAAAGAGAGAGCCCCCAAGACCCCAGTCCTCCAATAGTGGATCCCCTGCAGCCAATAAACTGGCCTCCCACCCTAGCTGAAGCTCTGAAGACTGAGCCCAACCAGCCTGGTCTATCCAAGGAAGAGCTGTTCCCAGGAGCTAAGGCACAGGTTCCACACTCCCAGAGAGAGGCTGTCCTAGAGATATCCACCCATTCTGGGATCCAGGCGTGGCACTGGAGTAGAGAATTAGAACTCAGGCTGAAGAAACTACAGCTGAGCCCTGCTCCCAGATCCCCTGGTCCAAGTCAATCATTTGGCAGTTCCCCTGCCCTGAGCTCCACAACTCCCGGCACTTGGAGACTCTCTTCCTGTTCTTCCCAGCAGACGTATCCCCCCAGTCTGTGCTCCCAGTCTTCAAGCTGTCAACCCCCACAAGTTGAGAGCACAGTGACTCAGCCTGTCCAGGTCTCCCACTGTTATGACTCCCACTCCTCTTCCCATCCTCAGCCACAAGGGTCTGGTAGGGCAGAACaaaggtttcagagagaggaaagaatgaaGGCAAAGATGGTGGCCCGGGTGGCCCAGGTCTCACCTCAGGGACAATTTGTTCAAATGGAGGCTGATGAGAACTGCCCAGGCTTGAGAGAGCCCTCCAACCCTGAGGTTCCAGTCTCGGTCAACAGACAGAACAAGGCTTCAGTCTTAGCATCagccaaaaagagagagaaccccaGGAAACCCAAATCAGGAGACCACAGAGGAGGGGATGCAAGATTGGGGTCATCCACAGTTACAGGAAAGCGCCATCCGGCCCAGGCCAGACTAGTGGAGGTCCCTGTAAGCCGACTTTTCCAAAGATCTCGGCACAGGAACCAGCGCTCTCTCAACACTGCTCTCCCCCAGCAGCTTCACTCTAAGGCTGCAGGTCCCCAAGATAAGCGAGGAGCAGAGCTGAGAGCTGGTGACATCCTGATCCCTCGGCACTGTAAGCACTGCTGCCCCTGGGCCCAAATGGAAAAACATCTCTCTTCCCCCACACCTCAGCCTCCCCTTAGCAGGGGTCTCCAAAGGATATTTGCCAAGCTCCCAGGTACCCATGGGCCCCTGCCCACCAAATCCAGTCAGCATGAGAAAAAAGCTGATAGTACTGGCACCTGA